The following coding sequences are from one Eptesicus fuscus isolate TK198812 chromosome 7, DD_ASM_mEF_20220401, whole genome shotgun sequence window:
- the TSPAN8 gene encoding tetraspanin-8 isoform X1: MAGVNNCIKYSMFIFNFLFWLCGILILALAIWLRVSKAEQEFVQEDSGMHPSIAVNILIAVGATIMILGFLGCCGAMRESRCMLLVFFIGLLLILLLQVAAGIVGVTYRSEYEHILNETLHNNVDLLSGTDEKAKSFQKALINFQKEFKCCGLIDGASDWGSNFQQNSESCECSDMSDSSCILYEGKHVYKQACIVFIKDLIKKHLVVIIGIAFGMAFIEILGLIFSMVLFCQIGNK, encoded by the exons cTATGTGGTATCTTGATCCTGGCATTGGCAATATGGCTACGAGTAAGCAAAGCTGAGCaagag tttgtcCAGGAGGACTCTGGCATGCATCCTTCTATTGCTGTAAATATCTTGATTGCTGTGGGTGCTACCATCATGATTCTGGGTTTCCTGGGATGCTGTGGAGCCATGAGAGAGAGCCGCTGCATGCTTCTGGTG tttttcataGGCTTGCTTTTGATCCTGCTCCTGCAGGTGGCGGCAGGTATTGTAGGAGTTACCTACAGATCTGAG tatgAGCATATCCTGAATGAGACTCTCCATAACAATGTAGATCTTTTGAGTGGAACAGATGAAAAAGCAAAGTCATTCCAGAAAGCCCTGATTAATTTTCAAAAAGAG TTCAAATGCTGTGGTTTGATCGATGGAGCTTCTGACTGGGGAAGTAATTTTCAACAGAATTCTGAGTCCTGTGAATGTTCAGATATGTCAGATTCCTCATGTATACTTTATGAAGGAAAACATGTTTACAAACAG gcatgcattgtttttataaaagactTAATTAAAAAACATCTCGTCGTAATTATTGGAATAGCATTTGGAATGGCATTTATTGAG atACTTGGTCTGATATTTTCCATGGTCCTGTTCTGCCAGATTGGGAACAAGTGA
- the TSPAN8 gene encoding tetraspanin-8 isoform X2, translated as MAGVNNCIKYSMFIFNFLFWLCGILILALAIWLRVSKAEQEFVQEDSGMHPSIAVNILIAVGATIMILGFLGCCGAMRESRCMLLVFFIGLLLILLLQVAAGIVGVTYRSEYEHILNETLHNNVDLLSGTDEKAKSFQKALINFQKEFKCCGLIDGASDWGSNFQQNSESCECSDMSDSSCILYEGKHVYKQILGLIFSMVLFCQIGNK; from the exons cTATGTGGTATCTTGATCCTGGCATTGGCAATATGGCTACGAGTAAGCAAAGCTGAGCaagag tttgtcCAGGAGGACTCTGGCATGCATCCTTCTATTGCTGTAAATATCTTGATTGCTGTGGGTGCTACCATCATGATTCTGGGTTTCCTGGGATGCTGTGGAGCCATGAGAGAGAGCCGCTGCATGCTTCTGGTG tttttcataGGCTTGCTTTTGATCCTGCTCCTGCAGGTGGCGGCAGGTATTGTAGGAGTTACCTACAGATCTGAG tatgAGCATATCCTGAATGAGACTCTCCATAACAATGTAGATCTTTTGAGTGGAACAGATGAAAAAGCAAAGTCATTCCAGAAAGCCCTGATTAATTTTCAAAAAGAG TTCAAATGCTGTGGTTTGATCGATGGAGCTTCTGACTGGGGAAGTAATTTTCAACAGAATTCTGAGTCCTGTGAATGTTCAGATATGTCAGATTCCTCATGTATACTTTATGAAGGAAAACATGTTTACAAACAG atACTTGGTCTGATATTTTCCATGGTCCTGTTCTGCCAGATTGGGAACAAGTGA